The following are from one region of the Actinoplanes sp. L3-i22 genome:
- the fxsT gene encoding FxSxx-COOH system tetratricopeptide repeat protein → MPEIKPLDALVDALLQVESLSDGDARDRAVDRSATLIRRKFSTRRSPDPRRDLLSLINSYDLLSGAVVIFTQVVADHHQEPAATRVAELARELRGPLLLSPPDRFDLCRVLSEVGTTSVFKALDDLAQVPELQDFNIWQDWDAVVRVMEQQPVPSDGVPPLLRFVLRLAKLVGTNTGNSLRQWAANVAGGLGVSETTYGALRLAEHNEAEASEPRRRASGARAIRGGVPLQNNNFTGRSTLLDRLADTLASGSKAAVLPQAVHGMGGVGKTQLVLEYVYRHLEDYDLVWWIPADTASGVLASLEQLAGQLGVRPGENAHQTARLVLDALAAGTMKWLLVYDNANDPDSIDEYLPSTGGDVVVTTRNKEWAAFGTDIEVDVFERDESIDLLRRRTGNSISTIDADRLADRLGDLPLALEQAASWHLLTRMPVSQYIELLKQHQKELLSEGKPAGYPDSVVAFVTLAIDRLRTETPATAQLLELFAFLGGEPVPVSLLRYGYAAEVVEPLRTLLGSPIKINIAIRDLTQYGLVKVDIAQRLQVHRLVQGVLRDVMDDAGTAEILRSVQNLLAEANPGDPDEKSSRADLDLQREIGPHLRPADMIGAESDRARTAVLDHVRYLYNMGDYENSNRLATDSVAVWERTTDNPLLGPHGELTLNGRAHIANSRRALGESEPADEINTETYELMRQHLGENARPTLVMGNQMGQATRIRGDYAESLSFSLELLERHRQVFDKPAPYILRAQSNVAVAYRMVGEFAAAAEIDQATLDYWESAGPESTGRESGNVLTTSFGALEAYMNIARDYYGLGAYQAGIAVVEGWREALINERNGSHRLVLLSGRTYGILLRKAGRLQSAAAVLSDNLDQTLARFGPNHEYTVAVLTSYGNVLRQRGDVAGALQHLREAVRRYREYFGDHHPLTLSALVNEAIARRAAREYEIAAALDADVYQQLTTVLGENHPYTLCAGTSLATDHALRGDTAAALALSTDVFERSRQASGGPHDARDNAEHPYLSARAINLSHDLRAAGAIDDADELLRTSLQELSKVLVPPHPEFAVHPEVTAARAGDRLECDIESPPT, encoded by the coding sequence GTGCCGGAAATCAAACCGCTCGACGCATTGGTCGATGCTTTGCTGCAGGTCGAAAGCCTGTCAGATGGAGACGCCCGCGATCGCGCGGTAGATCGGTCGGCCACTCTTATCCGCCGAAAATTCTCGACCCGGCGATCCCCTGATCCGCGCCGCGATCTGCTGTCGCTGATCAATTCCTATGATCTGCTCAGCGGCGCGGTAGTGATCTTCACTCAGGTCGTTGCCGACCACCACCAGGAGCCGGCCGCGACCCGGGTCGCCGAGCTGGCGCGCGAGCTGCGCGGTCCACTGCTGCTGTCGCCGCCCGACCGCTTCGATCTGTGCCGGGTCCTCAGCGAGGTGGGCACCACATCGGTCTTCAAGGCTCTCGACGACCTGGCCCAGGTGCCGGAGTTGCAGGACTTCAACATCTGGCAGGACTGGGACGCGGTTGTCCGGGTCATGGAACAACAGCCGGTCCCCAGCGACGGCGTGCCACCGCTGCTGCGCTTCGTTCTCCGTCTCGCCAAGCTGGTCGGCACCAACACCGGCAACTCGCTGCGGCAGTGGGCGGCCAATGTGGCAGGTGGCCTCGGTGTCTCCGAGACCACGTACGGGGCGTTGCGACTCGCCGAGCACAACGAGGCCGAGGCGAGCGAGCCACGACGGCGGGCGTCCGGCGCCCGAGCCATCCGCGGTGGCGTGCCGCTGCAGAACAACAACTTCACCGGTCGATCGACGCTCCTCGACCGGCTGGCCGACACGCTGGCCTCCGGGTCCAAGGCGGCAGTGCTGCCGCAGGCCGTGCACGGCATGGGTGGTGTCGGAAAGACCCAGCTGGTCCTGGAGTACGTGTATCGGCACCTCGAAGATTACGACCTGGTGTGGTGGATCCCCGCCGACACGGCCTCCGGCGTGCTTGCCTCTCTGGAGCAGTTGGCCGGCCAGCTCGGCGTCCGGCCCGGTGAGAACGCACACCAGACGGCCCGCCTCGTGCTCGACGCGTTGGCCGCGGGGACGATGAAGTGGCTGCTGGTCTACGACAACGCGAACGACCCCGACTCGATCGACGAATATCTGCCGTCCACCGGTGGGGATGTCGTCGTCACCACCCGCAACAAGGAATGGGCGGCGTTCGGCACCGACATTGAGGTCGACGTCTTCGAGCGGGACGAGAGTATCGACCTGTTGCGACGACGGACCGGCAACAGCATCAGCACCATCGACGCCGACCGCCTCGCCGATCGACTGGGTGACCTTCCGCTGGCGCTGGAGCAGGCGGCGTCGTGGCACCTTCTCACCCGGATGCCGGTCAGTCAGTACATCGAGCTGCTCAAGCAGCATCAGAAGGAACTGCTCTCCGAGGGCAAGCCGGCCGGCTACCCCGACTCCGTCGTCGCATTCGTCACCCTGGCGATCGACCGTCTTCGCACCGAGACCCCGGCCACCGCGCAATTGCTCGAGTTGTTCGCCTTCCTGGGCGGCGAGCCGGTCCCGGTCTCGTTGCTGCGCTACGGATACGCCGCCGAGGTGGTGGAGCCGCTGCGCACCCTGCTCGGCAGCCCGATCAAAATCAACATAGCGATCCGAGACCTCACCCAGTACGGCTTGGTCAAGGTCGACATCGCCCAGCGCCTTCAGGTTCACCGACTCGTTCAGGGCGTGCTCCGCGACGTCATGGACGATGCCGGGACCGCCGAGATCCTGCGGAGTGTGCAGAATCTGTTGGCCGAGGCGAACCCCGGCGACCCGGACGAGAAGAGCTCTCGCGCCGACCTCGACCTGCAGCGCGAGATCGGTCCGCACCTGCGGCCCGCCGACATGATCGGCGCCGAGAGCGACCGCGCGCGTACCGCGGTTCTCGACCACGTCCGCTACCTGTACAACATGGGCGACTACGAGAACAGCAACCGTCTGGCCACGGACTCGGTCGCCGTTTGGGAGCGGACGACGGACAATCCGCTGCTCGGGCCGCACGGTGAGCTGACCCTCAACGGCCGGGCACACATCGCCAACTCCCGGCGCGCGCTCGGCGAGAGCGAGCCCGCTGACGAGATCAACACCGAGACGTACGAGCTGATGCGCCAACACCTGGGGGAAAATGCCCGCCCGACCCTGGTCATGGGCAACCAGATGGGCCAGGCCACGCGCATCCGTGGCGACTACGCCGAGTCGTTGTCGTTCTCGCTCGAGTTGCTGGAACGCCACCGGCAGGTGTTCGACAAGCCCGCGCCCTACATCCTCCGGGCCCAGTCGAATGTCGCCGTCGCCTACCGCATGGTCGGCGAGTTCGCCGCGGCCGCGGAGATCGACCAGGCCACACTCGACTACTGGGAGTCGGCCGGGCCGGAAAGCACGGGTCGCGAGAGCGGCAACGTGCTCACCACCAGCTTCGGCGCCCTCGAGGCGTACATGAACATCGCGCGTGACTACTACGGATTGGGCGCCTACCAGGCGGGGATCGCGGTGGTCGAAGGCTGGCGCGAAGCATTGATCAACGAACGCAACGGCTCCCACCGCCTTGTTCTGCTGTCCGGCCGGACCTACGGGATCCTGCTTCGCAAGGCCGGTCGGCTCCAGTCGGCGGCCGCCGTGCTGAGCGACAACCTCGATCAGACACTCGCCCGATTCGGCCCCAACCACGAGTACACCGTCGCGGTTCTGACCAGTTACGGCAACGTGCTTCGTCAACGTGGCGACGTCGCCGGCGCGCTGCAGCATCTCCGTGAGGCCGTGCGTCGCTACCGGGAGTACTTCGGCGACCACCACCCGCTCACGCTGAGCGCCTTGGTCAACGAGGCGATCGCGCGGCGCGCCGCCCGGGAGTACGAGATCGCCGCCGCGCTCGACGCCGACGTCTACCAACAGCTCACCACGGTGTTGGGCGAGAACCACCCGTACACCCTCTGCGCGGGCACCTCGCTGGCGACCGATCACGCCCTGCGCGGCGACACGGCCGCGGCCCTGGCACTGTCGACGGACGTGTTCGAACGCAGCCGCCAGGCCTCCGGGGGGCCACACGACGCGAGGGACAACGCCGAACATCCCTACCTGAGCGCACGGGCCATCAATCTCTCCCACGACCTGCGCGCGGCCGGGGCTATCGATGACGCCGACGAACTGCTCCGCACTTCGCTGCAGGAGTTGAGCAAGGTGCTCGTCCCACCCCATCCGGAGTTCGCCGTTCACCCTGAAGTGACTGCGGCCAGAGCCGGCGATCGACTCGAATGCGACATCGAGTCGCCGCCGACCTGA
- a CDS encoding helix-turn-helix domain-containing protein, with amino-acid sequence MEYVALVPAPPLDRFVDDIYYLTGVPRHRRMNVPPMPSAHLFINLGEPARMWDSDPSVPPGVLADGVFMGVWTRRFVFEYPARVRLVGVHFKPWGMAPFVGMPADELRDRWAPVDDVWQRSVERIRDRAGEDAPNAGTLRILEQELRSRLAAAPAHGLELVRYTARRLAVAHGAVPIGALTDAAGVSVNHLATLFKSHVGVTPKRVARIYRFARLIHAVDDCRPVDWARLAHRAGYFDQAHLSREFKDFTGHTPTGYLDLRRRFPAEPGFPPDRGPMPAE; translated from the coding sequence ATGGAGTACGTCGCGCTGGTGCCCGCCCCGCCGCTCGACCGGTTCGTCGACGACATCTACTACCTCACCGGCGTGCCGCGGCACCGCCGGATGAACGTGCCGCCGATGCCGTCCGCGCACCTGTTCATCAACCTCGGCGAGCCCGCCCGGATGTGGGACTCCGACCCGTCGGTGCCCCCGGGGGTGCTCGCCGACGGCGTCTTCATGGGCGTCTGGACCAGGCGGTTCGTCTTCGAGTACCCGGCCCGGGTCCGGCTCGTCGGCGTGCACTTCAAGCCGTGGGGGATGGCGCCGTTCGTCGGCATGCCGGCCGATGAGCTGCGCGATCGCTGGGCGCCGGTCGACGACGTCTGGCAGCGCTCGGTGGAGCGGATCCGCGACCGGGCCGGCGAGGACGCCCCGAACGCCGGCACCCTGCGGATCCTGGAGCAGGAGCTGCGCTCGCGACTGGCCGCGGCGCCGGCGCACGGCCTCGAACTGGTCCGGTACACCGCCCGGCGGCTGGCCGTCGCCCACGGTGCGGTGCCGATCGGCGCGCTCACCGACGCGGCCGGGGTGAGCGTCAACCACCTGGCCACGCTCTTCAAGTCGCACGTCGGGGTGACCCCGAAACGGGTGGCCCGGATCTATCGTTTCGCGCGGCTGATCCACGCCGTGGACGACTGCCGCCCGGTCGACTGGGCGCGGCTCGCCCACCGCGCGGGCTACTTCGACCAGGCTCACCTCAGCCGGGAGTTCAAGGACTTCACCGGCCACACCCCGACCGGGTACCTGGACCTGCGCCGCCGATTTCCGGCCGAGCCGGGGTTCCCGCCGGACCGCGGGCCGATGCCCGCCGAGTGA
- a CDS encoding HEXXH motif domain-containing protein: MTTTYHRLPERLLTDLAAGNGGPEACRALAQAQLSKHLLLISDLLRRWTGPAAEHDRIIAALDAARSADPAAADRVLGSPQVGAWVTIVNRAAAQGIAAPADLAHLSSVAAVTCAAAGVDTEMIIQTRDGAVSLPGLGSLTVGDRAAVTLTITNGVPAVGSSMAAPGNDKWQPVRVLRAESRGIGIEVALDDLDLFRHGYHAPPAPRLPADEFARWQDLFAEAWQLLTDHLPDRAAELAAGLRVLVPLRDDGRSSRSATIRHLFGVFGLTRPATAADLVVTMVHEFQHAKLSGLVGLEELTDPADTGRYFAPWRTDPRPLAGLVQGVYAFAGVADAWRALSAADGVADLAVQEFADARLFVDKSLAEVESSGALTAAGERFTGELRRFADSLLAVQLPDPVTSESDRRYAAIHQRWSAANARA, from the coding sequence ATGACGACGACCTACCACCGGCTGCCCGAACGTCTGCTCACCGATCTGGCCGCGGGCAACGGCGGTCCGGAGGCGTGCCGGGCACTGGCGCAGGCGCAGCTGAGCAAGCACCTGCTGTTGATCTCCGATCTGCTGCGCCGCTGGACCGGTCCGGCCGCCGAGCACGACCGCATCATCGCCGCGCTGGACGCGGCGCGCTCGGCCGATCCGGCCGCGGCCGACCGCGTGCTGGGGTCACCGCAGGTCGGCGCGTGGGTCACGATCGTCAACCGGGCGGCCGCGCAGGGCATCGCCGCACCCGCGGACCTGGCGCACCTCAGCTCGGTGGCCGCGGTGACCTGCGCCGCCGCGGGCGTCGACACCGAGATGATCATCCAGACCCGCGACGGGGCGGTGTCGCTGCCGGGGCTGGGGTCGCTGACCGTCGGCGACCGCGCGGCGGTGACCCTGACCATCACGAATGGCGTGCCGGCCGTCGGGTCCAGCATGGCGGCGCCGGGCAACGACAAGTGGCAGCCGGTGCGGGTGTTGCGCGCGGAGTCCCGTGGGATCGGCATCGAGGTGGCGCTGGACGACCTGGACCTGTTCCGGCACGGCTACCACGCGCCGCCGGCGCCGAGGCTGCCCGCGGACGAGTTCGCGCGCTGGCAGGACCTGTTCGCCGAGGCGTGGCAGTTGCTCACCGACCATCTGCCGGATCGCGCGGCCGAGCTCGCGGCGGGACTACGCGTGCTGGTGCCGCTGCGGGACGACGGTCGATCCAGTCGTAGCGCCACCATCCGGCATCTGTTCGGAGTGTTCGGGCTGACGCGTCCCGCGACCGCCGCCGATCTCGTGGTGACGATGGTGCACGAATTCCAGCATGCCAAGCTCAGCGGGCTGGTCGGCCTCGAGGAACTGACCGACCCGGCCGACACCGGGCGGTATTTCGCGCCGTGGCGCACTGATCCGCGGCCGCTTGCCGGGCTCGTCCAGGGCGTCTACGCGTTCGCTGGAGTGGCCGACGCGTGGCGGGCGCTGAGCGCCGCGGACGGTGTGGCCGATCTCGCGGTGCAGGAGTTCGCCGACGCGCGTCTGTTCGTGGACAAGAGCCTGGCCGAGGTGGAGTCCTCCGGGGCGTTGACCGCGGCCGGTGAGCGGTTCACCGGGGAACTGCGCCGCTTCGCCGATTCGCTGCTCGCGGTGCAGCTGCCCGATCCGGTGACAAGCGAGTCGGACCGCCGCTATGCGGCGATCCACCAGCGTTGGTCGGCAGCGAACGCCCGCGCGTAG
- a CDS encoding EVE domain-containing protein, which yields MTNWLGVVCRDHVQRGVALGIAQLGHGKRDGLARLAAGDGFVYYSPRTSLRDGKPLQAFTALGVLADDELWQADEGDFHPWRRRVDYVAEVRETPIRSLGLELTAQPGWGFQLRRGLVRLTDDDFARIGAAMRAGAAA from the coding sequence ATGACCAACTGGCTCGGGGTGGTCTGCCGCGACCACGTCCAGCGCGGCGTGGCGCTCGGCATCGCCCAGCTCGGCCACGGCAAGCGGGACGGGCTCGCCCGGCTCGCGGCCGGCGACGGCTTCGTCTACTACTCACCGCGCACCAGCCTGCGCGACGGCAAGCCGCTGCAGGCGTTCACCGCGCTCGGCGTGCTCGCCGACGACGAGCTCTGGCAGGCCGACGAGGGCGACTTCCACCCGTGGCGGCGCCGGGTCGACTACGTTGCCGAGGTGCGCGAGACCCCGATCCGGTCCCTCGGCCTGGAGCTGACCGCCCAGCCGGGCTGGGGGTTCCAGCTGCGCCGCGGGCTGGTCCGGCTCACCGACGACGACTTCGCCCGGATCGGCGCCGCCATGCGCGCCGGGGCGGCGGCATGA
- a CDS encoding dihydrofolate reductase family protein produces MSSVIMHSVVSVDGFIADEKDAVGPLHDWYFSGDTPITGDGSGNRFRVSRASAGYVRSMWESIGVIVMGRHLFDLVNGWEGRPPAGDHVVVVSHRPKPEGWHPEASYHFVGDVPAAIAKARELAGDRVVAVNAGDVGGQALAAGLVDAVAMDVVPVVFGSGKRYFGGVDGQHLLADPDVVVQGERVLHLKFDVRR; encoded by the coding sequence GTGAGCAGCGTGATCATGCACAGCGTGGTGTCGGTGGACGGCTTCATCGCCGACGAGAAGGACGCGGTCGGGCCCCTGCACGACTGGTATTTCAGCGGGGACACCCCGATCACCGGGGACGGCAGCGGCAACCGGTTCCGGGTCTCCCGGGCGTCGGCGGGATACGTCCGGTCGATGTGGGAGTCGATCGGCGTGATCGTCATGGGCCGGCACCTGTTCGACCTGGTGAACGGCTGGGAGGGCCGGCCGCCGGCGGGTGACCACGTGGTCGTGGTCTCGCACCGGCCCAAGCCCGAGGGGTGGCACCCCGAGGCGTCGTACCACTTCGTGGGGGACGTGCCGGCGGCGATCGCGAAGGCCCGGGAGCTCGCCGGGGACCGCGTCGTCGCGGTGAACGCCGGCGACGTCGGTGGCCAGGCCCTGGCGGCCGGCCTGGTGGACGCGGTGGCGATGGACGTGGTGCCGGTGGTGTTCGGCTCGGGCAAGCGCTACTTCGGCGGCGTCGACGGACAGCATCTGCTGGCGGATCCGGACGTGGTCGTGCAGGGCGAGCGGGTGCTGCACCTCAAGTTCGACGTGCGCCGATAG
- a CDS encoding SRPBCC family protein → MTTIATAQLTSDLQPQAFFERWADMATWPEWNTDTAWVRLDGPFRTGATGKLKPKGGPVTRFVVTSLVPGREFTDVSLLLGARLTFQHLVTVDAAGSTTVSVEVTLTGPLAFFWNAVLGKDIAKGLGADLARLEAAARAAGVPA, encoded by the coding sequence ATGACGACGATCGCCACCGCCCAGCTCACCTCCGACCTCCAGCCCCAGGCGTTCTTCGAGCGCTGGGCCGACATGGCCACCTGGCCGGAGTGGAACACCGACACCGCGTGGGTCCGCCTCGACGGGCCGTTCCGCACCGGCGCGACCGGCAAGCTCAAGCCCAAGGGCGGGCCGGTCACCCGGTTCGTGGTCACCTCGCTGGTCCCCGGGCGCGAGTTCACCGACGTCTCGCTGCTGCTCGGCGCCCGGCTGACGTTCCAGCACCTGGTCACGGTCGACGCCGCCGGCTCCACCACGGTCTCGGTCGAGGTCACCCTGACCGGCCCGCTCGCCTTCTTCTGGAACGCCGTCCTCGGCAAGGACATCGCCAAGGGCCTCGGCGCCGACCTCGCCCGGCTCGAGGCCGCCGCCCGCGCCGCCGGGGTGCCGGCATGA
- a CDS encoding MarR family winged helix-turn-helix transcriptional regulator, with protein sequence MSLATQHDSADDSPGLLLWQVTNRWQAAQRAALKPFDLTHVQFVLLATLTYLQAAGPVTQKTLADMAATDPMMTSQVLRALESRELVHRPAHPTDRRARAVAVTDAGRALVNAAVVAVEACDTTFFAGLGADLPGFTAALRTLRRS encoded by the coding sequence ATGAGCCTGGCCACTCAGCATGACAGCGCCGACGACAGCCCGGGGCTTCTTTTGTGGCAGGTGACCAACCGCTGGCAGGCCGCGCAGCGGGCGGCGCTGAAACCGTTCGACCTCACGCACGTGCAGTTCGTGCTGCTGGCCACGCTCACCTACCTGCAGGCGGCCGGGCCGGTCACCCAGAAGACCCTGGCCGACATGGCCGCCACCGATCCGATGATGACCTCCCAGGTGCTGCGCGCGCTGGAGAGCCGCGAGCTGGTGCACCGGCCCGCGCACCCGACCGACCGGCGGGCCCGGGCGGTGGCCGTGACCGACGCCGGGCGTGCCCTGGTCAACGCGGCCGTGGTCGCCGTGGAGGCCTGCGACACCACGTTCTTCGCGGGCCTGGGGGCCGACCTGCCCGGCTTCACCGCGGCCCTGCGTACCCTGCGCCGGTCCTGA
- a CDS encoding DUF998 domain-containing protein yields MLVARNSVPWWALLSSAAAPVALIGGWTLAARRQPAGFDSAVDTISALAARDAADRWLMTAALLCLGVCHVVTALGLTRAATAGRIVLGLGGAATMLVAAFPLPDPAHPAAATTAFGALAVWPALAWRRPDRGPGAAHSDVSPLDRGPVALRPVVSSAAALVLLGLVAWFAVTLGAGGRVGLAERVAAGAQACWPLIVVWSARLHPRLSARPHAGRAAGPGSTRTG; encoded by the coding sequence ATGCTGGTCGCGCGAAATTCCGTACCGTGGTGGGCCCTGCTGTCCTCGGCGGCGGCGCCGGTCGCGCTGATCGGCGGCTGGACGCTGGCCGCCCGGCGGCAACCGGCCGGCTTCGACAGCGCGGTGGACACGATCAGCGCGCTGGCCGCGCGGGACGCCGCCGACCGGTGGCTGATGACCGCGGCCCTGCTCTGCCTCGGCGTCTGCCACGTGGTGACCGCGCTCGGGCTGACCCGGGCCGCGACGGCCGGCCGGATCGTGCTCGGGCTCGGCGGGGCGGCGACGATGCTGGTCGCGGCGTTCCCGCTGCCGGACCCGGCGCACCCCGCGGCGGCCACCACCGCGTTCGGCGCCCTGGCCGTGTGGCCCGCGCTGGCCTGGCGCCGGCCCGACCGGGGACCGGGGGCAGCGCACTCGGACGTGTCACCGCTTGACCGGGGGCCGGTGGCGCTGCGGCCGGTCGTGTCGTCGGCTGCCGCGCTGGTGCTGCTCGGGCTGGTCGCGTGGTTCGCCGTGACCCTCGGCGCCGGCGGCCGGGTCGGCCTCGCCGAGCGCGTCGCCGCCGGCGCGCAGGCCTGCTGGCCCCTGATCGTGGTGTGGTCCGCGCGCCTGCATCCCAGGTTGTCCGCGCGGCCGCACGCCGGCCGCGCGGCCGGCCCGGGCAGCACCCGGACCGGCTGA
- a CDS encoding BTAD domain-containing putative transcriptional regulator, with the protein MRYEVLGPVRVITGDGHPAALPPRMRALLAALIAGAGRPASAARLIAELWPGDVPPTAASALQVHVSGLRKIVGDALTTTSGGYALAARGDADEFAALAANGALDEALALWRGPAYEGGGAGAIVAAAAAALEESLLAVRVRWADREVAAGRPVLAGLSAWVAAEPTSEPLVERLMLALHRAGRTAEALDLYDRTALALAGYETEPGPRLAALAAAVRRRDPTLDQPSPGVPGARNRFIGRRLELDRVIRLLGTNRLLTVAGTGGAGKTRLSVELAREVAAEYEAVHIVELAGHTTGMLAERVAAAVGAREEPGVPVTGSVARRLSGRVLLVLDNCEHVRADAARLVYDLLPLAPALRVVATSREPLGLAGEVVFSLDGLTRPDAVRLFDARVAAARGGVALRPAELPVAADLCRRLDGLPLALELAAARLRTLPLAEVLARLDRRLDLLVGTSPEARHQTMRAAIDWDYDLLDGAQQQLFGRLGVFAGGFGPAAADAVAGLDAAETLAQLVDRSMVEQAGDRYRLVETMRQYAAERLPAGDPAHERHVAHWIELLTAPRPLDAAGHGRWMAGTGRDYDNIVAALGWSLDHGDPVQGLTIAAAMWWYWWVTGRMAEGRAWLGRALDAAPETATPPRGQALRGAASLARNSGDLAAARTLGDQSLATFRELGDRPGMIAALNNLSITAQGQQDYEASLAYGYAGLAMAEEDGDRRGVAAAMNNTAGTLRCAGRLDEAGPLFERALAAFQEISDPRGEAAALNNLGIVTRRHGRLAASGDYLRAALRRYAELAIVEGQLDAVEGLAQVAVLDGDPAAGLVLLLVAARERGTLGSPLFTPDELADRDEAERSARSALTADEIARAHRSAAGTTLDAAVAALSRPPAP; encoded by the coding sequence ATGCGGTACGAGGTACTCGGCCCGGTCCGGGTGATCACCGGCGACGGACACCCGGCCGCGTTGCCACCGCGGATGCGCGCCCTGCTGGCCGCGTTGATCGCCGGCGCCGGACGCCCCGCCTCGGCGGCCCGGCTGATCGCCGAGTTGTGGCCCGGCGACGTGCCACCGACCGCCGCGAGCGCCCTGCAGGTGCACGTCTCCGGCCTGCGCAAGATCGTCGGGGACGCGCTGACCACCACCTCCGGCGGGTACGCGCTCGCCGCCCGCGGCGACGCCGACGAGTTCGCCGCGCTGGCCGCCAACGGCGCCCTGGACGAGGCGCTCGCGCTCTGGCGCGGTCCCGCCTACGAGGGCGGCGGCGCCGGAGCGATCGTCGCGGCCGCCGCCGCGGCGCTGGAGGAGTCGCTGCTCGCCGTCCGCGTGCGGTGGGCCGACCGGGAGGTGGCGGCCGGTCGGCCGGTGCTGGCCGGCCTGAGCGCCTGGGTGGCCGCCGAGCCGACCTCCGAGCCGCTGGTCGAGCGCCTGATGCTGGCGCTGCACCGGGCCGGGCGGACCGCCGAAGCGCTGGACCTCTACGACCGCACCGCGCTGGCGCTGGCCGGGTACGAGACCGAGCCGGGCCCCCGGCTGGCCGCGCTGGCCGCCGCGGTCCGGCGTCGCGATCCCACCCTCGACCAGCCGTCTCCCGGCGTGCCCGGGGCACGCAACCGGTTCATCGGGCGGCGCCTCGAACTGGACCGGGTGATCCGGCTGCTCGGCACGAACCGGCTGCTCACCGTGGCCGGCACCGGCGGCGCCGGCAAGACCCGGCTGTCCGTGGAGCTGGCCCGCGAGGTGGCCGCCGAGTACGAGGCGGTGCACATCGTCGAGCTGGCCGGGCACACCACCGGGATGCTCGCCGAGCGGGTCGCGGCCGCCGTCGGCGCCCGCGAGGAGCCGGGCGTGCCGGTGACCGGCAGCGTGGCCCGCCGGCTGTCCGGCCGGGTCCTGCTGGTGCTGGACAACTGCGAGCACGTCCGGGCCGACGCCGCCCGGCTGGTCTACGACCTGCTGCCGCTGGCCCCGGCCCTGCGGGTGGTCGCCACCAGCCGGGAGCCGCTCGGGCTGGCCGGCGAGGTGGTCTTCTCGCTCGACGGGCTGACGCGGCCGGACGCGGTGCGCCTGTTCGACGCACGGGTGGCCGCGGCCCGCGGCGGCGTCGCGCTGCGGCCCGCCGAGCTGCCGGTCGCCGCCGACCTGTGCCGGCGGCTCGACGGGCTGCCGCTCGCGCTCGAACTCGCCGCCGCCCGGCTGCGCACTCTGCCGCTGGCCGAGGTGCTGGCCCGGCTGGACCGGCGGCTCGACCTGCTGGTCGGCACGTCGCCGGAGGCCCGGCACCAGACCATGCGGGCCGCCATCGACTGGGACTACGACCTGCTCGACGGCGCCCAGCAGCAGTTGTTCGGCCGGCTCGGCGTCTTCGCCGGCGGGTTCGGGCCGGCCGCCGCCGACGCGGTGGCCGGCCTGGACGCCGCCGAGACGCTCGCCCAGCTCGTCGACCGCTCGATGGTGGAGCAGGCCGGCGACCGTTACCGGCTGGTCGAGACCATGCGCCAGTACGCGGCCGAGCGCCTCCCGGCCGGCGATCCGGCCCACGAACGGCACGTCGCCCACTGGATCGAGCTGCTCACCGCCCCGCGCCCGCTCGACGCGGCCGGGCACGGCCGATGGATGGCCGGGACCGGCCGCGACTACGACAACATCGTGGCCGCGCTCGGCTGGTCGCTCGATCACGGCGACCCGGTCCAGGGGCTGACCATCGCGGCCGCGATGTGGTGGTACTGGTGGGTGACCGGCCGGATGGCCGAGGGCCGGGCCTGGCTGGGCCGGGCCCTCGACGCCGCTCCCGAAACCGCGACTCCGCCGCGCGGGCAGGCGCTGCGCGGGGCGGCCTCGCTGGCCCGCAACTCCGGTGACCTGGCCGCCGCCCGGACCCTCGGTGACCAGAGCCTGGCCACGTTCCGTGAGCTGGGCGACCGGCCCGGCATGATCGCGGCGCTGAACAACCTGTCGATCACCGCGCAGGGGCAGCAGGACTACGAGGCGTCGCTGGCCTACGGCTACGCCGGGCTGGCGATGGCCGAGGAGGACGGTGACCGGCGCGGGGTGGCCGCCGCGATGAACAACACCGCCGGGACGCTGCGCTGCGCCGGGCGCCTGGACGAGGCCGGGCCGCTGTTCGAGCGGGCCCTGGCGGCGTTCCAGGAGATCAGCGACCCGCGCGGCGAGGCGGCCGCGCTCAACAACCTCGGCATCGTGACCCGGCGCCACGGCCGGCTCGCCGCCTCCGGCGACTACCTGCGCGCGGCGCTGCGCCGCTACGCCGAGCTGGCGATCGTGGAGGGGCAACTGGACGCCGTCGAGGGGCTGGCGCAGGTGGCCGTGCTCGACGGCGACCCGGCCGCCGGTCTGGTCCTGCTGCTGGTCGCCGCCCGGGAACGCGGCACGCTCGGGTCGCCGCTGTTCACCCCGGACGAACTGGCCGACCGCGACGAGGCGGAACGCTCGGCCCGCTCGGCGCTGACCGCCGACGAGATCGCCCGGGCCCACCGGAGCGCTGCCGGGACCACCCTGGACGCGGCGGTGGCCGCGCTGTCCCGGCCTCCAGCGCCGTAG